CAAGACCTGTTATGAACACCGGGACAAAGTACAGGATCCCAGTTTGGAAAACACATTCTCTCTGCAGGAAAAAATCATTTGCCACATAATTAAAAACCTGAACCGTAAAGACTTTAAAACACAAATTACTGTGATACTGTATTCGTTAGTTACAACTACTGTATTACCCATCCACTTCTTGTGAAACTAGAGTGGAATGAAGCAGCCTTGTACCCAGAAACCAATGATGTGAGAACATAACTCGTGATGATCCAAGTATACAGTCTCTCATGATTGCAGGTATATAGGCTACCAGTATATACAGCCAAAACGAAGAGGATGCAAACTCTGCAAATGGAATTCTTAAGTGACATGTGACAACATTTTTCAGAATAAAATTggaccaaaaaaacccaaaatagcTAGAATTCAGAATTGGagtgaaaaaattgaattaaccAGAATGGCCCCAAGTAGGGACGAGTACCGAGGACACCTGCACCTATAACCGTGAATACGAAAAGAGTTCCTGCAGTAGAATTTGATTTGATCATCGTTAGGTGAATACAATGGCCTGCTTGAATGGAACTACACCAACATAAAGGAATAGAGCTGTGTACCGAGTAAAATAATCTCTCAGGTCTGTCACAATCACAATACAAAGCAACCCAATCCAGACGAAAATGATGATATTTGTAGCATAAGAAGACATAGGATCATCTCCTCCAACGGGCTCGAACAAGTCACTGACCGATGACAGAACATGCGTTTCGTCCAAAAGCTTTTCATTGGGATCAAATTCATCCCAGTACACAGAATACGTGAACTTGACATTGACTTCAGTGTCCTCAGACACATCCGCTACAGTCTCGCCGTAATTCATAACATATATAGCTGTCACTTTGTTCCCCAAGTAAAGGATATGAAAGTCCAGGTGACTGAAAATATAAATCCTTTGACCTATTACATTTGGGTCCTGGAAATTGCCGTACTCATCTACGGACCTGTTATCTCCAACTCTCACTTTCAATCCAATGTTGTCATAGTACAACTCGTACATGGTTTCATTTAAAACTGCATCTCTAAATTTCGCAACTTCTTCTCTCGTCAGAGTTTTCTCACAAAGGAGTTTCTCCACTGTTTTCGTCTTGAATCTCAATACATACCCAGTGTTGACATAGCAATCCCCTGCTGTAACTTCTTGAAACGATTTCTTTCTGTTGAGCATTGGATCTATAATATATCGAGATGTCGGTTAGAAAATGCATAGGATTGggaaatcataaattttatacTAATTTGAGAACAGATCCTATTGAATTAATTAGGCAAAATTTAATGAATAGtacatttttagaaaaaaacaaTTGGTGAATAGCATGTGGCTGAAGTTTCCTAAACTCGagttcttgttttttttttttaattccacgCCAGACCTCGAGTTTgttaaattcaattttgggttgaaactcgattttgccAAATTCGAATTCCAAAAACATTCTACATAACTAAAAAACTTCAAATGCATATTATTcatctaaaatttttctaaaaatatactATTCAGCAAAGTTTGCCCGAATTAATTATCTTATCTATGTCAAGAAACTAAATTCACAAACCAAGAAAATTATTCTTACATCCAGGAGGGCAGAATGGCAAATCAAAATAGGAATATGCCTCACTgcaatcaaaaaataaataaataaataaacagagATGCATCAAATTCATAAGGAGGTccaaaaagtatttttctttttaattatctCAGGCATTCACAAAAAGTATACACAACCTTAGTTGCTCACTAAAAATATGATTAGAAAACGTTGAAAGAGATGAGAGATTTCAAAGAGAAATGTAGAAATGAATTACCATGGACCTCTTTGATTAGGATAAGCTATGCTGGCGAGGAGAGGAATGTAAtgttgggaaaaattctatattaCTGTGAATAAATTTTAGCAAGCACAGCGGAAGCACAaccacacaaaaacacaaagatttacgtggaaaccctttctccttgaaaggaaaaatcacgggacaaactccgaataatttcactatataaaatagagattacaacacttagagatacaacttgagtaaaaaaaaactctctttttcttttcactcactGCTCTCTTCCTCACTatgtattttctcttactctctctatttttctcttctctcttgctTGCTCTCACTCACGCAGCTCTTCAAGACTGCACTAGTCCTCACACTTTGGGACTTtcacttcttttcttcctctgcccaaatggccgaatggcctctacccttttatttctttcaccttttcttcttttctccctttcacaCTCTTCACATCAAGTCACATTAAATACAAGCCACTTATCTTGACTTTGCttcaaccattttctttttctttagctCTCATTGGCCGAATGGCCTTGCTTGTTTCTATCCTTTTTCCTTTCAGCTCTGCCATAGCAGAATAACTCTtgcttttgcttctttcttttctttcttcagcaTGTTGGACACGCCTAAGCCAACCAACCCAATTACTAATGCTGACTTTTGTACATGATGAAGAATAGATAAGAAACATTAAAGACATGCTCATTAAATGAGCTCTTGACAAAAAACATGTGGGCTGGACTCATGGTGTAGTGCACCCAACATGTAATCGCCTTCCTTGTACCCCCGATCTTGCTTCCTTGAAGGTTCAGTTCTCAGAGTTCGAATTGCGAATACCAGAGCCGGAAGAGCAACCAGTATCAGAACCAAGAAACTTGTTGTTTCTCTACGAGCCATGGATTCTCTGTGATtctgagagagaaagtgagaaagagaTTTTGAAGAGCTTGAATATTTGGGAGGGAAAAGCTGTTAGTGTTGCTTGTTTGTATACGGTTCGTTACGCGGGTTCTTTTAATCTAGGTCGTTGATCTTTTTTGATGGAGTTAATCAGATATTTTGGACGGTAAAAGATTGACTTGGATTCTGTTGGACTGGCGGGTAGTTAATTATTTTGGATAACAGAATTATGTTGCGGGCAGTGATCGAGTCACATGTTGGTGAAATAACACATTATCCGATAGGCCAATAACCCATGTAATATTGAACCAAATAACCCacatgaacaatttttttttttttttttggggataaaatGTAAGATACGTTTGCCTAATTTATCTATGCAATATATAAGAATGAATGACAATAGTTAATCTTCGTTATTTTGGAtgtgaaaatttgagtttatatcaaaagataatTTACATGGCTATTTATTAGAACTAGCTATTCACGCATCATTTGAACTAGCCATAGATACAAATGATGCGtgagaatagataattattttgtaattatgttataataataatttgttctctaaaatttgttgaagataatttattctccctaaaaattaaacaatttttaaaattattttccatttttctatCTCTACTAATATACCAAAATTGACTGAAATAGACCAAATGGACCTGAGTGGATTgaaatggaccgaattggaccaaaattgataaaaatggATTGAAGTTGACCAAAATGAACCAAAATGGACTAAAATGGATTGAATTAGGGCCAATATCTCTCATTTCTAATGTGGCTTAACATGAgcatagtaacaataaatgctacgttttagtttttaaatattatatagatgataatcgtcctaagaaaaagagaaatttgaaacttaaaaactTTAGTTGTACAAAGAAGAGACTAGGAAAACATAATGCACTTTAATAGAAGTTagaagttattttttatttttgagaatgcAGTTAGAAGAATTTGAATCacctcaaaaaataataatatcaattgAACACatccaaaataatataatgatatattCATGGAGAGTCAAGAGACAAAGAAATGGAACTActcttagaaatttttttatttttagtaaaaataaattatctttagcaaatttcagaaaataaattacatattATACCTCATTACCATAATAACTATATATTGTCATGAATCACGTGGGGTTGCTGCTAGTTTAAACTTTTAACTAAAACTTAGATAAGTCGGTGTGAATGTTGTGCTTTTCTCCTCCACTTGTTTATTGATCTGACTTTTAGATTGACTACGGCTTAAGTAAATTGTGATTTTCTCCTCATATTTGTTTATTGATCACCAAAATTATTAAATGTCAAATCTTGGGATTATGGTGGTATTGGTATCCGAACAAAAACTAGGATCTGTCGATTTTCTATGTTCAGAAATTAGAGGTAGATAATTGGCCTTATCCCTCACCCCTTATTAGTTGAGTTGTGATATGAGAGTTGGTATACATTTGCAATTTTGTATATAAGCAACTCACAAGATCAGTGGAAGCGCACATGTCCTTCACTATTTTCATTGATGCTGCATTGATTGAACTGGAATTACCCTTCTAATTCTTCCAGTTtttcatttattgttttggtcTGGCCATAGGGTACCTGATTTCGATCAGAATGGAATTGAGTACTAAAAAGACAAACTGATAGGAGAAAAACATGCCTCCAAATTACTTGTAATTTTCAGTGAAGGTGAATTTTATTCTCTACTTTGATCATTTATGACTAAATATTGCTTCCATTGCTATAAGCTTGCTATTTTGCACGAGACTATCACCAGAACCACCTTCCATGCCATGACCACCTCATACAAGAGCAAGAGGTCCAAGATTGACGCTACAATCACCATCCTCTGCCTCTCCTCAAGATGACATTGACTGATACCTGAATTGGTGTGACAATTTGtatgaaataaatgaatatgTAGTTTTGCTTTCAGTTATTTCGTGACAAATGGATTGAATCAAggaattacttttttaattttattttatataataagaaTTTTTGGATTCTAAAGGAATTGAAGTAGTTCTTCAAGAGAACTAGCCTCCTTGGAATTAAGAAGTAAAAAcaagaaatagaaaatgaagagaACAATTTGCTTAACATTTCTGATATGATCCTTTACAATTAACTATGGCTTCTTACGGTACAATTCCCTTCCCAATACACATCCTAACTAACGACTGACTATAATGCCAACTCAGCTGCCAAGGCTAACTTCCAGTACTTATCTAAGCAAAGCACAGTTCATATCATCCCACAGATCCTATTGAATTGAGTTTCCAGGTCACAACTCTTTTAGACCTCGGTGTACACGTTTGGAAATAATTGATGAAGCATAGAAGCCAATGGTTCCAAGTATCAAGAAGACAGCATAGAATATGCAAGCATTGTAGCCCAGGAACTGTAGCAGGTTCATTGAAATTCTAGCGCTTGCTCTAGCATAGAAATAGAGGCCATACACAAACATAAAAATGGCAATTGATCCCCCACGAAACACAGATCTGCATTGCAGATAGACTTAGATAGATCAATGGATAGATAGATAGGAAGAGAAGAGATTAGTATATTGTGTCATGGaaataaaagatttaatttttcatcaaattaggAACAAAAGCTAGAAAAGCATGATTTCGGCTTCAATCTTCCACCTCAAATgtgaaaaagttgtgaaatttattgtgtttatAACATTTGTAAGAGAATTACCTCCACCACCATTGGTTATCTTGATTGGACAGCTGATAGTGTGTACAGCCCATTCCCACCGATACAGTCAGTATGATGACAAGAAGGAAGGCCGTAAACATGGTACTAAATGCACCACAGACTTTCAAACTGTACAAGCTTGCATAGATATCATTCATCATGAAGAAGATCATGCAGAAAGGCAGAAGGCCCCCAAAGAACATGTGAGCAGGTGTCTTCATGTACCAAGCCTGATTACGAATCTCACTTTGAAAGTGTACGGTGGAACAAGTTATTTCAGATTCTCTTAGGGAAGACTGCCCCAATATGCCACCCAAAATAAGGATTCCGAAAGAGAGGGGTAATGAAATGATTTTCCAAAGATAATTATACCAATCGTGCGGAAGTGACACCCCTGTTGTGATCACCTTTAATGTAATTATGGCAAGACCTGTTATGAACACTGGAACAAAGTACAGGGCCCCAGTTTGTAAAACACATTCTCTCTGCAAGAAAAATCATTCGCCACATAATTAAAAACCTGAACTGTAAAGACTTTAATACAGAAACTACTGTGATACTGTATATGTTAATTACAACTACTGTATTACCCATCTACTTCTTGTGAAACTAGAGTGGAATGAAGCAGCCTTGTACCCAGAAACCAATGATGTGAGAACATAACTCGTGATGATCCAAGTATACAAGCTCTCATGATTGCAGGGATATTGGCGACCAGTATATACAGCCAAAACAAAGAGGATGCAAACTCTGCAAATAGAATTCCTAAGTGACATGTGACAACATTTTTCAGAATAAAATCGgaccaaaaaacccaaaatatctatAGACTTTCAACCAAAGAAGCTAGAATTCAGAATTGGagggaaaaaattgaattaacaAACATGTGGCAGATATGGCTTACATAATGAAGAGTTGAGTTCCAACACCCAGAATGGCCCCAAGTAGGGACGAGTACGGAGGACACCTGCACCTATAGCCATGAATACGACTTGGAAGAACAAGCCCTGTTGCTTTGGTCATCATTTCAGCTTGAAAAGCATTCCTCCTGCAGAAGGTGATTTGATCATCATTAGGTGAATACAATGGCCTGCTTGAATGGAACTATATAAACATAAGGAATGGAGAGATACCGAGTAAAATACTTTCTATGGTATGTCACAATCACAATACAAAGCAACAGAAGCCAGGCGCAAATGACTATATTTGTAGTATAAGGCATAGGATCGTCTCCCCCAACTTTCTCCGACGAGTCACTGACCGAAGACAGAATACTTATTTGTTGGTTCAAATATAACTCTATATATTCAAAATCTTCCCAGGAGACAGAATACGTGAAGTTGACATGGATTTCCTTGTCCTTAGATATATCCTCAGCAATATCGTAGTCATCAATAACATATATGTATTTGACTTTGTTTTCTAAGTAAAGGATATGAAAGTCCAGGTGATTGAAAACATAATGCATAGGATCGTAGGAGGTTGCACTCTTTTCTCCAACTTGCATTTTGAAGCGAATGTTATCAAAGTACATCCCGTACACAGTTTTATTTTCAATGGCTTCTTTAACTTTCGCAACTTCTTCTCTCGTCAGAATTTTCTCACAAAGGGGTCTCTTCTTTGTTTCCGTCATGAACCTCAATTCATACCCAGTGTTCACATAGCAATCCCCTGCTATAACTTCTTCAAACGATTTCTTTCTGTTGGGTATTGGATCTACATACCGTGATGGATATGTCGGTTAGAAAAATGCAAATTTGCCCAGAAACTAAGTTCATAAAAGTCTAACAAGATAAATTTTATACTAATTTGCAACTAACCAATGAATTCGTTATGTTATCTATGCCTAGAAAACTAGGATGCACGTACACTTCATTTGAGGTGCTGTACCCGTGTCATAATATGTCCTATATGCCctatcatgttataatttttcaaaaattgctacTCAGTACCACCCATGTCTGTGTCCATGTCCGTGCTCCTAGGCTCCTAGTTAGAAAGTAGAAACTAAGATCATAAGACAATATGtgcaaaaattgtaaaactaaGCACAAACCAAGAAAGTAATTCTTACCTCCAGGAGGGCAGAATGGCAAATCAAAATAGGAATATGCCTCActgcaattgaaaaaaaaaaattacaaattaatatacAAACAGAGATGCATCAAATTTATAAGGAGGTCCCCAAAAAAAACCttcttttaaagaaatattttctctccTGTTAAAGCTCACAATATTATAACCGACTTAAAAATTGacttgaaagtttttttttttttttaattatatcagGGATTCGCAAAATGTATACACAAACTTTGAGAACAAAATCAAACACCTTTGATGCTCACTAACAATATGGATCTAAtctaacaacaaaaaaattattattttctcaagaaatttaaagatttcttaaacaaaatcaaaacattgAGACCTAAAAATCAAAGTGcattttactttactttttcatctccGGCTtcaatagataaaataaaactcTTAGCAACCAAAGTAAAAAGCTCATAACATAGAGAACGGTAGCTAGAtattaaataagaaatattacaaccaaatcaaaagaatcagaaaaaaaaaaaaaaaaaaaatttcaaattcacaTAGAAGATGATTAGAAAACGTTGAAAGAGACGagattttcaaggaaaaaaaatggagaaactAATTACCATGGATCATCTCCTTCATTAGGATAAGCTTTGCCGACGAAGAGAGGAATGTAATCGCCTTCCTTGTACTCCCCATCTCGTTTTACCTCCATGAAAGGCGCATATCTCATAGTCTGAATCGCGTATACCAAAGCTGGAAGAGCAACCAGTATCAGAACCAAGAAACTCGTTCGTACTCTACGAGCCATGGATTCTCTGTGAGATTGAGATTTTGAAGAACTTGAAATTT
The DNA window shown above is from Quercus lobata isolate SW786 chromosome 7, ValleyOak3.0 Primary Assembly, whole genome shotgun sequence and carries:
- the LOC115953869 gene encoding transmembrane 9 superfamily member 5-like codes for the protein MLNRKKSFQEVTAGDCYVNTGYVLRFKTKTVEKLLCEKTLTREEVAKFRDAVLNETMYELYYDNIGLKVRVGDNRSVDEYGNFQDPNVIGQRIYIFSHLDFHILYLGNKVTAIYVMNYGETVADVSEDTEVNVKFTYSVYWDEFDPNEKLLDETHVLSSVSDLFEPVGGDDPMSSYATNIIIFVWIGLLCIVIVTDLRDYFTRNSFRIHGYRCRCPRYSSLLGAILVNSIFSLQF
- the LOC115953870 gene encoding transmembrane 9 superfamily member 4-like isoform X1 translates to MARRVRTSFLVLILVALPALVYAIQTMRYAPFMEVKRDGEYKEGDYIPLFVGKAYPNEGDDPCEAYSYFDLPFCPPGDPIPNRKKSFEEVIAGDCYVNTGYELRFMTETKKRPLCEKILTREEVAKVKEAIENKTVYGMYFDNIRFKMQVGEKSATSYDPMHYVFNHLDFHILYLENKVKYIYVIDDYDIAEDISKDKEIHVNFTYSVSWEDFEYIELYLNQQISILSSVSDSSEKVGGDDPMPYTTNIVICAWLLLLCIVIVTYHRKYFTRRNAFQAEMMTKATGLVLPSRIHGYRCRCPPYSSLLGAILGVGTQLFIMNSICRVCILFVLAVYTGRQYPCNHESLYTWIITSYVLTSLVSGYKAASFHSSFTRSRWRECVLQTGALYFVPVFITGLAIITLKVITTGVSLPHDWYNYLWKIISLPLSFGILILGGILGQSSLRESEITCSTVHFQSEIRNQAWYMKTPAHMFFGGLLPFCMIFFMMNDIYASLYSLKVCGAFSTMFTAFLLVIILTVSVGMGCTHYQLSNQDNQWWWRSVFRGGSIAIFMFVYGLYFYARASARISMNLLQFLGYNACIFYAVFLILGTIGFYASSIISKRVHRGLKEL
- the LOC115953870 gene encoding transmembrane 9 superfamily member 4-like isoform X2, whose amino-acid sequence is MARRVRTSFLVLILVALPALVYAIQTMRYAPFMEVKRDGEYKEGDYIPLFVGKAYPNEGDDPCEAYSYFDLPFCPPGDPIPNRKKSFEEVIAGDCYVNTGYELRFMTETKKRPLCEKILTREEVAKVKEAIENKTVYGMYFDNIRFKMQVGEKSATSYDPMHYVFNHLDFHILYLENKVKYIYVIDDYDIAEDISKDKEIHVNFTYSVSWEDFEYIELYLNQQISILSSVSDSSEKVGGDDPMPYTTNIVICAWLLLLCIVIVTYHRKYFTRRNAFQAEMMTKATGLVLPSRIHGYRCRCPPYSSLLGAILGVGTQLFIIVCILFVLAVYTGRQYPCNHESLYTWIITSYVLTSLVSGYKAASFHSSFTRSRWRECVLQTGALYFVPVFITGLAIITLKVITTGVSLPHDWYNYLWKIISLPLSFGILILGGILGQSSLRESEITCSTVHFQSEIRNQAWYMKTPAHMFFGGLLPFCMIFFMMNDIYASLYSLKVCGAFSTMFTAFLLVIILTVSVGMGCTHYQLSNQDNQWWWRSVFRGGSIAIFMFVYGLYFYARASARISMNLLQFLGYNACIFYAVFLILGTIGFYASSIISKRVHRGLKEL